From a region of the Scyliorhinus torazame isolate Kashiwa2021f chromosome 15, sScyTor2.1, whole genome shotgun sequence genome:
- the LOC140392078 gene encoding S-geranylgeranyl-glutathione receptor P2RY8-like, with product MNSTNPIQNSTIQMLSNTMLHRTLPVIYLAIFIISTPLNAISLWLLCCRMWPKTPTMVFSINLAISDLLYSLALPFQITYHWNRNNWQVGDPLCRLVTVLFYGNTHCSVLTVMWISIERYLGIVHPLHTSHLRTVNAAIILCLLSWFFVLFVHLPLMYTELTYQVPALKITTCFDIIRQDMFPKMYYFYLYYSAQIILFFLVPFIVMVLCYSRIIRTLLRTPIIQMRESRKQIVYLTFVVLLAFAICYLPTQIVMIAHFVLSEQKRPIYILYKLSLTLNSLNGCFDPLLYYFASKEFRRKVQALSTCIPVDVSDKTLSNAVPLAAQGSQ from the coding sequence ATGAACTCCACAAATCCAATACAGAACTCCACAATCCAGATGCTCAGCAACACTATGCTCCATCGCACCTTGCCTGTCATCTATCTGGCCATCTTCATCATCAGCACTCCTCTCAatgccatctccctctggctccTCTGCTGCCGCATGTGGCCCAAGACCCCGACCATGGTCTTTTCCATCAACCTGGCCATCTCCGATCTCCTGTACAGCTTGGCGCTGCCGTTCCAGATAACCTATCATTGGAACAGGAATAACTGGCAGGTGGGTGACCCGCTGTGCCGACTGGTGACGGTTCTCTTTTACGGAAACACGCACTGCTCAGTCCTGACGGTCATGTGGATAAGTATTGAGCGTTACCTTGGAATCGTGCACCCGTTGCACACCTCTCACCTTCGCACGGTAAATGCCGCCATCATTCTGTGCCTTCTCAGCTGGTTCTTTGTCTTATTCGTCCATTTGCCTCTGATGTACACTGAGTTGACCTATCAAGTGCCGGCTCTGAAAATTACCACCTGCTTCGACATTATACGTCAGGATATGTTTCCCAAAATGTATTATTTCTACCTCTACTACTCGGCACAGATCATCCTGTTTTTCCTTGTTCCTttcattgtcatggtgctgtgctaTTCGAGAATTATCCGGACTCTGCTTAGGACCCCGATAATTCAAATGAGAGAGTCGAGGAAGCAGATAGTTTATTTGACATTTGTTGTGTTACTTGCCTTCGCCATCTGCTACCTCCCCACTCAGATAGTTATGATAGCGCACTTTGTCCTGTCAGAACAGAAGAGGCCAATCTACATCCTCTATAAGCTCTCGCTGACTCTGAACAGCTTAAATGGCTGCTTTGATCCTTTGTTGTACTACTTTGCCTCAAAGGAGTTTAGACGGAAGGTCCAGGCACTTTCCACTTGCATCCCCGTGGACGTGAGTGACAAGACCTTAAGCAACGCCGTACCTCTGGCAGCTCAAGGCAGTCAGTAG